From the Acetobacter aceti genome, one window contains:
- a CDS encoding Hint domain-containing protein, producing the protein MATTYWNGSTSDDFFDPTNWSNNDLPQSHTCQAAAIAGVSEDDRGVAVANAVSYGQIRSLSIGDYGTLKITAQASSNDAGNVFATYGMEIAPTGELIIDTPSQVELGLYTQNRGGTITIIDNPGKVVLDGNSLNGTGNLNLVNSTLGSPEAPVSISDMDITLQNGSTLYTGWNATGHSITFDPSTNNTLVLHANDSTISTPIYGVSENSHFAINGSDGVTPVNAVVTENSDGSYSYTISFTNGKSLTLSDVAAANGFTPGNVSFSKDGSGNWVFTESNTNPVTPGYTSTTEYQQLQAVVAHADSVGSGTASSTDGYTNHSAVATDAFIGTGTADNPASWSDSSNWSLGAIPQSDSCYHAALSGSETDPLYVVADQQNVGQFVSLSVNPNATLTVTASNPENPNSYVFSTAGFEVRGNGVLNIDTPAKVELGGVSAMDGTLNITGNDGNVVFDSSHLAGGGTLNLSNSTLGTQANSVMVDLPHINLTDDSTFYARLYGITSTISFDDSNNTLVLAGDTKQVGATFVGVNANTHFAIDADLNAQPTAAVYTKNDDGSYSLNITLDNGQTYTLSHIETADGFVPGSSTFSKDAAGDWLINTVATDVCFLEGTLIRTTRGDVAVEDLSVGDELIVLGAGEATRPVVWVGFQNAVVRPALDDTEAGYPVRILKNAISENVPSNDLLVTAEHGLYLEGGFVPVRMLVNGSSIFYDRSVSSYRYFHVETEQHSVILAENVATESYLDTGNRRSFTGGAVVSLTSRSLTWADAAAPLVTDRETVEMLHQRLSARATTALGLAASTKISLTRKSDLSFRTLSGEALRRLDEKNGVVTVEIPANVTEIRICSRASRPSDVVGPFVDDRRMLGVLVGTATLLEGSSHGRVINSHLDGQSNIGWHGLENNGKVRWTNGDAVLNLGERVSNTKALLKIQVEAAATYRLEVSDKSFSLCA; encoded by the coding sequence ATGGCTACAACATACTGGAATGGGTCAACGTCGGACGATTTTTTCGATCCCACGAACTGGTCAAACAATGATCTGCCTCAGAGTCATACATGTCAGGCAGCTGCTATTGCTGGCGTCAGTGAAGATGATCGTGGTGTCGCTGTCGCTAACGCTGTCTCTTACGGGCAGATACGGTCTCTGAGTATTGGCGACTACGGGACTCTGAAGATTACGGCTCAGGCGTCGTCAAACGATGCGGGAAATGTCTTCGCGACATACGGCATGGAAATTGCCCCGACCGGTGAGCTGATCATTGATACACCGTCGCAGGTGGAACTGGGTCTCTATACCCAGAATCGTGGTGGTACAATCACGATCATTGATAATCCGGGTAAAGTTGTTCTGGATGGCAACAGTCTCAACGGGACAGGCAACCTCAATCTGGTCAACTCGACGCTTGGAAGCCCCGAGGCCCCTGTCAGTATCTCTGATATGGACATCACGCTTCAGAATGGCAGTACACTTTATACCGGTTGGAACGCGACGGGACATTCGATCACGTTCGACCCATCCACGAACAATACACTTGTACTGCATGCAAACGACTCGACGATTTCCACACCGATTTATGGTGTTTCAGAAAATTCGCACTTTGCCATCAACGGATCTGACGGTGTCACGCCAGTCAATGCCGTTGTTACCGAGAATAGCGACGGTTCTTACAGCTACACGATCTCTTTCACTAACGGGAAGTCCCTGACACTGTCGGATGTGGCGGCGGCGAACGGCTTCACGCCCGGCAATGTGTCGTTCAGTAAAGATGGTTCTGGAAACTGGGTGTTTACAGAGTCAAATACCAACCCTGTCACGCCGGGTTACACGTCCACGACAGAATACCAGCAGCTTCAGGCCGTCGTGGCGCATGCTGACAGTGTTGGTTCCGGAACGGCGTCGAGCACGGACGGTTATACAAACCACTCAGCCGTAGCCACGGATGCGTTCATCGGCACAGGCACGGCAGACAACCCCGCAAGCTGGTCTGACAGCAGCAACTGGTCTCTGGGCGCAATTCCTCAATCCGACAGTTGCTATCATGCAGCCTTGAGTGGATCAGAGACTGATCCGTTGTATGTTGTTGCTGATCAGCAGAATGTGGGGCAGTTCGTCAGCCTTTCGGTCAATCCGAATGCGACGCTGACAGTCACTGCCAGTAACCCGGAAAATCCTAACAGCTACGTCTTCTCGACAGCCGGTTTCGAAGTCCGGGGTAATGGCGTTCTGAACATCGACACGCCAGCAAAGGTTGAGCTTGGCGGGGTCAGCGCCATGGATGGCACGCTCAATATTACCGGCAATGATGGAAACGTTGTTTTCGACAGCAGCCATCTTGCAGGTGGCGGCACGCTGAACCTTTCGAACTCCACGCTTGGCACGCAGGCCAATTCCGTGATGGTCGATCTGCCGCACATCAATCTGACGGATGACAGCACGTTTTATGCGCGTCTCTATGGCATCACGAGCACGATCAGCTTTGACGACAGCAACAACACACTTGTTCTGGCTGGCGATACAAAGCAGGTTGGCGCAACTTTTGTCGGTGTCAACGCCAACACGCATTTTGCGATTGATGCGGACCTGAATGCACAGCCGACGGCAGCCGTTTATACCAAGAACGATGACGGCAGCTATTCGCTGAACATCACGCTTGATAACGGTCAGACCTATACGCTGTCTCATATCGAAACAGCCGACGGCTTTGTTCCAGGCTCCTCCACATTCTCCAAAGATGCTGCTGGCGATTGGCTGATCAACACGGTTGCGACGGATGTCTGCTTCCTTGAAGGCACGCTCATTCGCACGACACGCGGTGATGTGGCTGTTGAAGATCTGTCGGTTGGTGACGAACTGATTGTTCTTGGTGCTGGTGAGGCAACCCGGCCGGTTGTCTGGGTCGGTTTCCAGAACGCCGTCGTGCGTCCGGCTCTGGACGATACAGAAGCCGGTTATCCTGTCCGAATCCTGAAGAACGCCATTTCCGAGAACGTGCCTTCCAATGATCTTCTGGTCACAGCGGAACATGGGCTCTACCTTGAAGGCGGATTCGTGCCGGTGCGTATGCTGGTGAACGGTTCGAGCATTTTCTATGACCGCTCCGTCTCCTCCTACCGCTATTTCCATGTCGAGACAGAGCAGCACAGCGTTATTCTCGCTGAAAATGTTGCAACAGAGAGCTATCTCGATACGGGAAACCGTCGCTCCTTCACGGGTGGCGCTGTCGTTTCACTGACGTCGCGCAGCCTGACATGGGCTGATGCTGCGGCTCCTCTGGTCACGGATCGTGAGACGGTGGAAATGCTGCATCAGCGCCTGTCCGCACGCGCCACGACGGCTCTTGGCCTGGCAGCTTCCACCAAAATTTCCCTTACCCGGAAATCAGATCTGTCATTCCGCACTCTTTCCGGTGAGGCGCTGCGTCGTCTTGATGAAAAGAATGGTGTTGTGACAGTCGAAATTCCCGCAAATGTAACGGAAATCCGGATCTGCTCACGGGCAAGCAGGCCATCTGACGTCGTCGGCCCGTTTGTCGATGATCGTCGTATGCTGGGTGTTCTTGTTGGAACAGCAACCTTGCTGGAGGGTTCCTCCCATGGTCGCGTTATCAACAGCCACCTGGACGGTCAGTCGAACATTGGCTGGCATGGTCTTGAGAATAACGGCAAGGTTCGCTGGACCAACGGCGATGCTGTCCTTAACCTTGGAGAGAGAGTGTCTAACACAAAAGCTCTGCTCAAAATCCAAGTTGAAGCAGCAGCGACATATCGTCTCGAAGTTAGTGACAAGTCATTTAGCCTCTGCGCCTGA
- a CDS encoding methylated-DNA--[protein]-cysteine S-methyltransferase, with product MPQLSLHSPLGPLTITEEDGAIVALDWGWGRDQTETPLLCEVRDWLDQWFDTPTGVFPYPMKPQGTDYQKKVWAALCEIPLGETRTYKQIAELAGGSARSVGQAVGRNPVPILIPCHRVVAVHGLGGYSGDGGIDDKMWLLEFEGVAVPGA from the coding sequence ATGCCTCAGTTATCCCTGCATTCTCCGTTGGGGCCTCTTACGATCACGGAAGAAGATGGAGCGATCGTCGCATTGGACTGGGGGTGGGGACGTGATCAGACCGAGACGCCTTTGCTGTGCGAAGTGCGGGACTGGCTGGATCAATGGTTTGATACGCCGACAGGCGTGTTTCCATATCCGATGAAGCCGCAGGGTACGGATTACCAGAAAAAGGTCTGGGCGGCTCTGTGTGAGATTCCTCTCGGTGAGACGCGAACCTACAAACAGATAGCGGAACTGGCTGGAGGTTCTGCCCGGTCCGTCGGACAGGCTGTGGGACGCAACCCTGTTCCGATCCTGATCCCATGCCATCGTGTCGTGGCTGTACACGGATTGGGTGGTTATTCCGGTGATGGCGGGATCGATGACAAGATGTGGCTGCTGGAGTTTGAAGGGGTGGCCGTCCCTGGAGCGTGA
- a CDS encoding glycosyltransferase family 2 protein: MTDLPVEPKVIVGLASSGRAPVLVALIEELNRQSVRPDAIVICYKNPADIEGITDELVPGCDLVLLQGSRGLPAQRNVILDHALDADIMLFLDDDFFPQQDYIANMLAVFRSDSRIAGMTGKVLEDGAVGPGLPVDHALAELAKPLTQRDDMIVDVFNTYGCNMAFRLDVIRHTGVRFDERLPLYAWYEDIDFSRRILPYGRIVRGNGAKGIHLGSKKGKTSGVRLGYSQIVNPLYLARKGSYLWGHAFRSAGRHTLINVAKSFRPEPWVDRKGRTKGNWLAWRDVLRGRLRPEHILNL, encoded by the coding sequence ATGACGGATCTTCCTGTTGAGCCGAAAGTCATTGTTGGTTTGGCGTCCTCGGGACGTGCGCCTGTTCTGGTTGCACTTATAGAGGAATTGAACAGGCAGAGTGTAAGGCCGGACGCGATTGTCATCTGCTATAAAAACCCGGCCGATATCGAAGGCATCACAGATGAACTTGTGCCGGGATGTGATCTTGTTCTGCTTCAGGGTAGTCGTGGTCTGCCTGCGCAAAGAAACGTCATTCTGGATCATGCTCTGGATGCTGACATCATGCTGTTTCTTGACGATGATTTCTTTCCACAGCAGGATTATATCGCAAACATGCTGGCTGTCTTCAGGAGTGACAGCCGGATTGCCGGAATGACGGGCAAGGTTCTGGAAGACGGAGCTGTCGGTCCCGGACTGCCTGTGGATCATGCGCTTGCAGAACTGGCGAAGCCATTGACTCAGCGGGATGATATGATCGTTGACGTATTCAACACGTATGGATGCAATATGGCTTTTCGCCTGGATGTGATCCGGCATACTGGTGTTCGCTTTGATGAGCGTCTGCCTCTGTATGCGTGGTATGAAGATATCGACTTTTCGAGGCGAATTCTGCCTTACGGTCGTATTGTCCGGGGCAACGGCGCCAAGGGTATTCATCTTGGCAGTAAAAAGGGCAAGACATCAGGCGTACGTCTGGGATATTCCCAGATTGTCAATCCGTTGTACCTTGCCCGCAAGGGATCATATCTCTGGGGGCACGCGTTCAGGAGCGCCGGGCGCCATACGCTGATCAATGTCGCAAAAAGTTTTCGTCCGGAGCCATGGGTTGATCGTAAAGGACGCACGAAAGGAAACTGGCTTGCGTGGAGGGACGTGCTGCGCGGGCGTCTCAGGCCAGAGCATATTCTGAATCTGTAG
- a CDS encoding glycosyltransferase, with protein MPEVCVCYTSDAGYLFPSFVSAIQARDNTSKEHTDILLIGIDINPATQKIFSSLCARNDIIFLSFQAKDIGQAPAMLARLFLDDLLPASYERFLYVDGDTQIRGDLDRLLKQPLASGTFAAVTDPMSLAVGDDDQTARSFQEHFSAFGFSDEHAKQYFNSGVIYADRAGWGRIGREAWEKFGLFQSKTRYPDQDVLNLVGRDHRVSMSFAWNFPIFFRNIGLDTIISPCIYHFMSSPKPWDVTVPPWDITASLPYDEIMMTFPELAPYRTQISLGRRLRYELQQRYKRWQERREWSGERLQRILAYEQDADIKSGFKITD; from the coding sequence ATGCCTGAAGTCTGTGTCTGTTATACATCCGACGCCGGATATCTGTTTCCAAGTTTCGTCAGCGCCATACAGGCAAGAGACAATACCAGCAAGGAGCATACCGATATCCTTCTGATCGGAATCGATATAAATCCAGCGACACAGAAAATCTTTTCCAGCCTCTGCGCTCGGAATGATATTATCTTTCTTTCATTTCAGGCGAAGGATATCGGGCAGGCTCCTGCCATGCTGGCTCGTCTGTTTCTCGATGATCTTCTACCCGCTTCTTACGAACGCTTCCTTTATGTGGACGGAGATACACAGATACGGGGTGATCTCGACCGCCTCCTGAAACAACCTCTTGCTAGCGGAACATTTGCAGCCGTAACGGACCCCATGAGTCTTGCCGTGGGAGATGACGATCAGACCGCCCGCTCATTTCAGGAACATTTTTCTGCGTTCGGCTTTTCTGATGAGCACGCAAAACAGTATTTCAACTCTGGTGTCATCTATGCCGATAGAGCGGGATGGGGGCGCATAGGAAGGGAAGCATGGGAAAAATTTGGTCTGTTTCAGTCGAAAACCCGTTACCCTGACCAGGATGTCCTTAATCTTGTCGGCCGTGACCATCGTGTTTCGATGTCTTTTGCCTGGAATTTTCCAATATTTTTTCGAAATATTGGTCTCGATACCATTATCTCACCCTGTATCTATCACTTCATGTCATCGCCAAAGCCATGGGACGTGACTGTACCACCCTGGGATATCACCGCATCCTTACCTTACGACGAAATCATGATGACTTTTCCGGAGCTGGCGCCCTACAGAACACAGATAAGCCTGGGCCGACGTCTACGGTATGAACTCCAGCAAAGATACAAGCGCTGGCAGGAAAGGCGGGAATGGTCAGGTGAACGTTTGCAGCGCATTCTCGCTTATGAGCAGGACGCCGATATAAAAAGCGGTTTCAAAATCACTGACTGA
- a CDS encoding protein-disulfide reductase DsbD gives MSASAAESQPVTSERDTASLVTDSDRIEAGHPFKAGLLLHLKPGWHTYWKNPGDAGEPVNLTVTLSGHLSGKADAIEWPAPERLPEGPLMSYGYTGDVLLPVTITPQAADAQTRDTSVSAHADWLVCAAVCVPEQADFHLDLPTGAVTSSPQSPLFTQSAERQPRPSPFQITITPNGLLTVQGEGLSSQAVRQAWVIPDVAGRIDQVAPQSLTVGQNQMTLRLKPEEGFAEGKSFTGLLELRDAANEKSVLSFNATPVAAASPIPENGWLALVVFAFLGGLILNLMPCVFPVLAMKALAILRLHEDRKHFQSGLAYTAGVLAMFGFLGSLTLALRNTGLSAGWGFQFQSPLFVAGICWLLFAVGLGMLGIFELPVISTGQSVLSRYRGLSGDFLTGLLAVLVATPCTAPFMGAALAGALTAPPMTALGIFLAMGLGLACPYLAITLVPNAGRFLPRPGRWMDIVRQSLAFPMFATCIWLVWVLAQQGGGNLVAVGCAGLLALGFSGWLMNLSRAGGASGRSRPVTLAAVVIALSPVALLPLLSLSSEISTDSVNGAPDGETAFSPERLAALRKDGKPVFVDMTAAWCITCLVNEHVALESPFVQKSFSQHGVTFMKGDWTRKDANITAFLRDHGRDGVPLYVYYPSHAEGRVLPQILTPALIIRAIEEK, from the coding sequence TTGTCCGCCTCCGCCGCTGAAAGCCAGCCGGTCACAAGCGAACGGGACACCGCCAGCCTTGTGACCGACAGCGACCGGATTGAAGCGGGACATCCTTTCAAGGCCGGGCTGCTCCTGCATCTGAAACCTGGCTGGCACACCTACTGGAAGAACCCCGGAGACGCGGGAGAGCCGGTAAACCTCACGGTCACACTCTCCGGCCACCTTTCAGGCAAGGCGGATGCCATTGAATGGCCCGCGCCGGAGCGTCTGCCGGAAGGCCCGCTGATGTCTTACGGCTATACCGGCGACGTACTTCTGCCGGTCACGATCACACCTCAAGCCGCTGACGCGCAAACTCGTGACACCAGTGTCAGCGCCCATGCGGACTGGCTTGTCTGCGCCGCCGTCTGCGTGCCGGAACAGGCTGACTTCCACCTTGATCTGCCAACGGGAGCAGTCACCTCTTCCCCGCAGTCGCCTCTGTTCACGCAGTCTGCGGAAAGGCAGCCTCGTCCTTCGCCTTTTCAGATAACGATCACCCCGAATGGTCTGCTGACTGTGCAGGGAGAGGGTCTGTCATCACAGGCCGTGCGGCAGGCGTGGGTCATCCCTGACGTCGCCGGACGAATTGATCAGGTCGCGCCGCAATCTCTGACGGTCGGTCAGAACCAGATGACGCTCCGCCTGAAACCCGAGGAAGGATTTGCCGAAGGGAAATCCTTCACCGGTCTTCTGGAACTACGGGATGCGGCCAACGAAAAAAGCGTGCTGTCCTTCAACGCCACGCCTGTCGCAGCAGCAAGCCCCATACCGGAGAACGGCTGGCTGGCGCTTGTCGTCTTTGCCTTTCTTGGTGGCCTTATTCTGAACCTGATGCCCTGTGTCTTTCCGGTTCTGGCCATGAAGGCGCTGGCCATTTTACGCCTGCATGAAGACCGGAAACATTTTCAGAGCGGTCTTGCCTATACGGCAGGCGTGCTGGCGATGTTCGGATTTCTTGGCAGTCTGACACTTGCCCTTCGCAATACCGGACTTTCCGCAGGATGGGGGTTTCAGTTCCAGTCCCCCCTGTTTGTCGCTGGAATCTGCTGGCTTCTGTTTGCGGTTGGTCTGGGTATGCTGGGTATTTTTGAATTACCCGTGATCAGCACAGGACAGTCTGTTCTTAGCCGGTACCGTGGCCTGTCAGGAGATTTTTTGACAGGACTACTCGCTGTGCTTGTCGCGACCCCCTGCACCGCACCGTTCATGGGGGCCGCCCTCGCCGGAGCGCTTACGGCTCCTCCCATGACAGCTCTGGGTATTTTTCTGGCCATGGGCCTTGGCCTTGCCTGCCCCTATCTCGCGATAACCCTTGTTCCGAATGCAGGACGATTTCTTCCCCGTCCCGGTCGCTGGATGGATATCGTCCGGCAGAGTCTGGCTTTTCCCATGTTTGCGACCTGCATCTGGCTGGTCTGGGTTCTTGCGCAGCAGGGAGGCGGCAACCTGGTAGCGGTTGGCTGCGCCGGTCTTCTGGCGCTGGGTTTCAGTGGTTGGCTCATGAACCTTTCACGGGCAGGTGGCGCATCGGGTCGATCACGTCCCGTGACGCTTGCTGCGGTCGTCATCGCACTGTCGCCAGTCGCGCTGCTACCTCTCTTGTCGTTATCATCAGAAATATCAACGGATTCAGTAAACGGCGCTCCGGATGGGGAAACTGCGTTTTCTCCGGAACGCCTCGCGGCTCTGAGAAAGGATGGAAAGCCTGTTTTCGTGGACATGACCGCGGCATGGTGCATCACATGCCTCGTCAATGAGCATGTAGCCCTCGAAAGTCCTTTCGTGCAGAAGTCCTTTTCACAGCATGGCGTTACTTTCATGAAGGGGGACTGGACCAGAAAGGATGCGAATATCACAGCATTCCTGCGTGACCATGGCCGTGACGGCGTACCTCTTTATGTCTACTACCCATCTCACGCAGAAGGACGAGTCCTCCCGCAAATTCTGACACCAGCCCTGATCATTCGAGCCATCGAAGAGAAATGA
- a CDS encoding glycosyltransferase family 2 protein: MRFSLVIPTLDRPGDVRAFLDALARQSFRDLEVILVDQSGSNIYDTVIADFSKLWPIRHIRINIQKCRYACVVGASYASGDIIAFPDDDCLYLPKTLEQVDASFRENPSLGLLTGAVLNQHGLPSQMGRWLDTSARLNESNIWTGLVEFSMFIRRTAYEAVGGFDVNMGPGCRFVAAEGQDLGLRLLAYGVQGYFDTRIRVIHPDKSIGINLARARSYARGMGYALRKNAAPLGILLEFTIRPVGGIVFNVLKGNRSAALYHAYVILGRMEGYCSFAARRAAKVHKEMRTQI; encoded by the coding sequence ATGCGTTTCTCTCTCGTCATTCCAACGCTGGACCGTCCCGGTGATGTCCGGGCTTTTCTGGATGCTCTGGCGCGCCAGTCCTTCCGTGACCTTGAAGTCATCCTCGTCGATCAGAGCGGCAGTAATATCTACGATACTGTCATTGCTGATTTTTCAAAACTCTGGCCGATCCGGCATATCAGGATCAATATCCAAAAATGTCGCTATGCCTGTGTGGTGGGAGCCTCGTATGCCTCCGGGGACATCATAGCTTTCCCCGATGATGACTGCCTTTATCTCCCGAAGACGCTGGAACAGGTGGATGCCAGCTTCAGGGAGAACCCTTCTCTGGGGCTGCTGACTGGGGCTGTGCTGAATCAGCATGGCCTTCCATCGCAGATGGGGCGGTGGCTGGATACAAGCGCAAGACTGAATGAAAGCAATATCTGGACGGGTCTTGTGGAGTTCAGCATGTTCATACGCCGGACTGCCTATGAAGCTGTGGGAGGTTTCGACGTCAATATGGGGCCTGGCTGCCGGTTTGTTGCTGCAGAAGGACAGGATCTGGGGTTGCGGCTGCTGGCCTACGGTGTTCAGGGCTATTTTGACACGCGAATTCGCGTGATTCATCCGGATAAATCGATAGGCATCAATCTGGCGCGCGCCAGAAGCTACGCCAGAGGCATGGGATATGCGCTGAGGAAAAACGCTGCGCCTTTAGGCATTCTCCTGGAGTTCACGATCAGGCCTGTTGGGGGAATTGTCTTCAATGTCCTGAAAGGCAATCGTAGCGCAGCCCTTTATCATGCGTATGTCATTCTTGGGCGGATGGAAGGATATTGTTCATTCGCAGCACGGCGGGCGGCTAAAGTGCATAAAGAAATGCGAACACAAATCTGA
- the hrpB gene encoding ATP-dependent helicase HrpB: protein MNDRAAIIATLLNTPGEDLPVRACLPTLTATLETQSSAVLVAPPGAGKTTLAPLALLAATWRGQGERIIMLEPRRLAARAAAQRMASLLGERAGETVGFRTRLESAVSEVTRIEVVTEGLFLRRLLSDSTLDDVACVIFDEIHERSLDADLALAFCLDLQQTLRPDLRLLAMSATADTATLCGLMQAPVVESEGRQFPVEVRHAKRDLTSPRDLPVEAARAVREMLAEHEGDILVFLPGTGEIRRAMTELQGVSALVLPLHGELPPVEQARVLTPEPDGRRRVILSTSIAETSLTVPGVRIVIDGGFRRAQRFDPGAGLARLETMRISRAAATQRSGRAGREVPGFSLRLWTEATGRGLAPHDRPEILDADLSDFVLATSLWGDAMGGESALRFPDTPPAGGIAAARDLLGQLGALNGEGQPTELGRRMASLGTHPRLAAIMLAARNPTEAALAADLAALLEERDPLRPRTGGRAGGPPPVPPADLSLRLDLIAGGDHPDADRGALARIRQAAGQFRRRLRLPAHTPASGDVAALVAAGFPDRIAQARGEPGSYRLSGGGSARISKADRLGEGKLLAVASLFLRKSAEIRLAAPLDPNNLPQALLDRATEQVETALDSTSGSIIARRRLRVGALVLRDRTETVNCEDASELLLAQVASSLDTALTWSEAARQFQARVIVSRETLGRTDLPDLSDEALSASVAEWLSPWLNGVTTLTALKGLDLLAILRARLPHGDLVALERDLPTELSLKGGRVKVDYTEPVPVAAARAQVFYGTTETPRLAGGRVPLRLALLSPAGRPQALTADLASFWSNGWLDMRRDMRGRYPRHDWPENPALATPPEPRKKH, encoded by the coding sequence ATGAACGACAGAGCCGCCATCATTGCCACTCTTCTGAACACACCAGGCGAGGATCTTCCGGTCCGGGCGTGCCTGCCGACCCTGACCGCGACACTGGAGACGCAATCCAGCGCCGTGCTGGTGGCGCCTCCGGGGGCGGGCAAGACCACACTCGCGCCTCTGGCGCTGCTGGCGGCGACGTGGCGCGGTCAGGGTGAGCGGATCATCATGCTCGAACCCAGACGGCTGGCGGCACGGGCGGCGGCGCAGAGGATGGCGTCCCTGCTGGGTGAGAGGGCTGGAGAGACAGTCGGGTTTCGCACACGACTGGAAAGCGCCGTCTCGGAGGTGACCCGCATCGAGGTGGTGACGGAAGGGCTGTTCCTGCGCCGCCTGCTGTCCGATTCGACACTGGACGACGTGGCGTGTGTGATCTTTGATGAAATCCACGAGCGGTCTCTGGATGCCGATCTGGCGCTCGCCTTCTGTCTCGATCTTCAGCAGACGCTGCGTCCCGACCTGCGCCTGCTCGCCATGTCGGCGACGGCGGATACGGCGACCCTGTGCGGTCTGATGCAGGCACCGGTCGTGGAGAGCGAAGGACGACAGTTTCCGGTCGAAGTGCGTCATGCGAAGCGCGACCTGACCTCGCCGCGTGACCTGCCGGTGGAAGCGGCCCGCGCCGTGCGCGAGATGCTGGCGGAGCATGAAGGCGATATTCTCGTATTCCTGCCGGGGACCGGCGAGATCAGACGCGCCATGACGGAGTTACAGGGTGTGTCGGCCCTCGTTCTGCCCCTGCACGGGGAACTGCCTCCCGTTGAACAGGCCCGTGTTCTGACGCCTGAACCGGATGGTCGCCGTCGTGTGATTCTCTCCACCTCCATCGCTGAGACATCCCTGACCGTGCCCGGCGTGCGGATTGTGATTGACGGCGGTTTTCGCCGGGCTCAGCGTTTCGATCCCGGGGCGGGACTGGCGCGGCTGGAGACCATGCGTATCTCCCGTGCGGCGGCGACGCAGCGGTCGGGTCGTGCGGGTCGTGAGGTGCCGGGCTTCAGCCTGCGGCTCTGGACGGAGGCGACCGGGCGTGGTCTCGCTCCTCATGACCGTCCGGAAATTCTGGACGCCGATCTATCTGACTTCGTGCTGGCCACCAGTCTCTGGGGTGACGCCATGGGCGGGGAGAGCGCGCTCCGTTTTCCAGATACGCCTCCCGCGGGCGGGATCGCGGCGGCGCGTGATCTGCTCGGTCAGTTGGGTGCTCTGAACGGGGAAGGGCAGCCGACGGAGCTGGGGCGCAGAATGGCGTCGCTCGGCACGCATCCCCGTCTGGCGGCGATCATGTTGGCTGCCCGCAACCCGACCGAAGCGGCGCTGGCGGCTGATCTTGCTGCATTGCTGGAGGAGCGCGACCCTCTCCGGCCCAGAACGGGTGGCCGTGCCGGTGGGCCGCCACCCGTGCCGCCGGCAGACCTGTCGCTCCGTCTGGACCTGATTGCCGGAGGTGATCATCCGGATGCCGACCGGGGGGCTCTGGCGCGGATCAGGCAGGCGGCTGGCCAGTTCAGGCGTCGCCTCCGCCTGCCTGCGCACACGCCTGCATCGGGCGATGTCGCGGCCCTCGTCGCGGCGGGGTTCCCTGATCGCATCGCGCAGGCGCGGGGTGAGCCGGGAAGCTACCGTCTGTCAGGCGGTGGGAGTGCTCGCATCAGCAAGGCGGACAGGCTGGGTGAAGGGAAGCTGCTGGCTGTGGCGTCCCTGTTTTTGCGGAAAAGCGCCGAGATCAGGCTCGCCGCGCCGCTTGATCCGAACAATCTGCCGCAGGCGCTGCTGGACAGGGCGACCGAGCAGGTGGAAACGGCGCTCGACTCGACCTCCGGTTCGATCATCGCGCGCCGACGTCTGCGGGTCGGCGCGCTGGTCCTGCGGGATCGGACCGAAACTGTAAACTGTGAGGACGCATCGGAGTTACTGCTGGCGCAGGTGGCGTCCTCGCTCGATACGGCCCTGACATGGAGCGAGGCGGCCCGGCAGTTTCAGGCGCGTGTCATTGTTTCCCGTGAAACACTTGGTCGAACCGACCTGCCCGACCTGTCGGATGAGGCGCTCTCAGCTTCAGTCGCGGAATGGCTGTCACCCTGGTTGAATGGTGTGACGACGCTGACCGCGCTGAAGGGTCTGGATCTTCTGGCGATCCTGCGCGCCCGCCTGCCGCATGGGGATCTGGTGGCGCTGGAGCGGGATTTGCCGACGGAACTCTCTCTGAAGGGAGGGCGTGTGAAGGTGGATTATACCGAACCGGTCCCGGTTGCTGCGGCGCGGGCGCAGGTCTTTTACGGCACCACGGAGACGCCCCGTCTGGCCGGGGGCAGGGTGCCTCTGCGACTGGCGCTCCTTTCGCCTGCCGGACGCCCGCAGGCTCTGACAGCCGATCTGGCGTCTTTCTGGTCGAATGGATGGCTGGATATGCGCCGTGATATGCGGGGACGATATCCGCGTCATGACTGGCCGGAGAATCCGGCTCTCGCAACACCGCCCGAACCACGAAAAAAACACTAA